Proteins encoded by one window of Salvia splendens isolate huo1 chromosome 14, SspV2, whole genome shotgun sequence:
- the LOC121764727 gene encoding CSC1-like protein RXW8, producing MNVGGLLASVGVNSVVCLGVFSLYSVLRKQPHFVSVYFGHKLARARSKRHDPFWLARLVPSASWVVKAYNATEDELYVAGGVDAVVFLRAVVFSIKLFTVASVICLVFVLPLNYFGKEMEHKEIREELLTVFTIGNVQRGSEWLGFHCFVLHIITICACFFLYSEFKHIMKMRLNHINSPLHSASQFTVVVRAIPWIDQESYSDTLTRFFTDTYSTSYLSHQMVYEKSAIQKLMSDAERMYKILKSVHMERRYVKRLLRCGFCGGNNNASQEMKELSDESKSITQEETFLDDSDECGAALVFFRTRYAALVASEALQTQNPMAWVTDAAPEPRDMFWANLCVSYQSLWIRKIIVVFASFFFVTFFLVPVVFTQSLVHLDTLTQFLPFLEKAVGRVVLEQLVTGYLPSVILTLFLYMVPPVMYVFSTLEGVISRSERKRSACIKVVYFVIWNVFFANILTEAAIVHYQISILKLGDYKNIPALLAKAVPSTATFFMTYCLTSGWASLACELIQVVPLLSNVVSRYILKNNSESSTSNPFSFPYHTEVPRVLLFGLLGITCCTLAPLILPFVLVYFVLAFLVYRNQILNVYVMKYDSGGQYWPIVHNTAIFSLVLMQVIALGVFGIKDAPGPSTFTFPLIVLTLLFNQFCRQRFLPVFFRTPAKSVIEMDRVDEQSGQMEDIHQSLLTAYSQYKSKSGRWGSRKFGEMSRSNSAHDTAEMGDISHA from the exons ATGAACGTTGGTGGTCTCTTGGCTTCTGTGGGTGTGAATAGTGTTGTGTGTTTGGGCGTTTTCTCTTTGTATTCCGTGCTAAGAAAGCAGCCACACTTTGTGTCTGTCTACTTTGGGCACAAGCTTGCTCGAGCCAGATCCAAGCGCCATGACCCCTTTTGGCTGGCGCGGCTCGTCCCCTCCGCCAGCTGGGTCGTCAAGGCGTATAACGCCACCGAGGACGAGCTCTACGTCGCCGGGGGCGTCGACGCCGTCGTCTTTCTGCGCGCCGTCGTCTTCAG TATCAAATTGTTCACTGTTGCTTCTGTCATATGCTTGGTATTTGTTCTCCCTCTTAATTATTTTGGAAAAGAAATGGAGCACAAGGAAATCAGAGAAGAGCTTTTGACCGTCTTCACCATTGGGAATGTCCAAAGAGGATCAGAATG GTTAGGGTTCCATTGTTTTGTATTGCATATCATAACTATATGTGCATGTTTCTTTCTTTACTCT GAATTCAAGCACATCATGAAGATGAGACTGAACCACATCAATTCACCACTTCACAGTGCTAGTCAGTTTACCGTAGTTGTCCGAGCAATCCCATGGATAGACCAAGAATCTTACAGTGATACTCTAACCAGATTCTTCACAGATACCTATTCAACAAGCTATCTATCTCATCAAATGGTTTATGAGAAGAGTGCAATCCAGAAATTGATG AGTGATGCTGAGAGGATGTACAAGATACTGAAAAGCGTACACATGGAAAGACGATATGTGAAACGACTACTGAGATGTGGGTTTTGTGGAGGCAATAATAATGCTTCACAAGAAATGAAGGAACTTTCTGATGAGTCTAAAAGTATTACACAAGAGGAAACCTTCCTTGATGATTCAGAT GAGTGTGGAGCAGCGCTTGTTTTCTTCAGGACTCGATATGCTGCATTGGTTGCTTCGGAGGCTCTTCAAACGCAGAATCCGATGGCATGGGTAACAGATGCAGCTCCTGAACCACGCGACATGTTTTGGGCTAATCTCTGTGTCTCCTACCAAAGCCTTTGGATCCGAAAGATTATAGTTGTTTTCGCCTCCTTCTTCTTCGTCACTTTCTTCCTCGTTCCTGTCGTCTTTACACAGTCTCTTGTCCATCTTGATACACTAACCCAGTTTCTACCGTTCTTGGAGAAAGCTGTAGGGAG GGTTGTATTGGAACAGCTGGTGACTGGATATCTCCCTAGTGTTATATTAACACTCTTTCTATACATGGTGCCGCCGGTTATGTACGTATTCTCAACGTTGGAGGGAGTGATATCGCGCAGCGAGAGGAAGAGAAGTGCATGCATCAAAGTTGTATACTTCGTGATATGGAATGTCTTCTTTGCCAATATCTTGACCGAGGCTGCCATCGTCCATTACCAGATCTCCATTCTCAAGCTCGGAGACTACAAAAACATACCCGCTTTGCTCGCCAAAGCCGTCCCCTCAACA GCGACCTTCTTCATGACCTACTGTCTAACATCCGGGTGGGCGAGCTTAGCATGCGAGCTGATTCAGGTCGTCCCTCTTCTCTCCAACGTGGTCAGTCGATACATTCTCAAAAACAACAGCGAGTCCTCCACCTCGAACCCCTTTTCGTTCCCTTACCACACAGAAGTTCCTCGAGTTCTTCTGTTTGGTCTGCTTGGCATCACATGCTGCACCTTGGCCCCGCTCATCCTGCCATTTGTGCTCGTCTACTTCGTCCTCGCCTTCCTCGTCTACCGCAACCAGATACTGAACGTGTACGTTATGAAGTACGACAGTGGCGGCCAGTACTGGCCGATtgttcacaacacagccatattcTCCCTCGTGCTGATGCAGGTCATAGCTCTTGGTGTGTTTGGGATCAAAGACGCACCGGGGCCTTCCACTTTCACTTTCCCTCTCATCGTTCTCACTCTCCTCTTTAACCAGTTCTGCAGGCAGAGGTTTCTTCCCGTCTTCTTTCGAACTCCGGCTAAG AGTGTTATTGAAATGGACCGAGTAGATGAGCAAAGTGGGCAAATGGAAGATATCCACCAAAGTTTGCTAACAGCATACTCTCAGTACAAATCCAAGAGTGGGAGATGGGGTAGTAGAAAGTTTGGGGAGATGAGTAGGTCTAATTCTGCACATGATACAGCTGAGATGGGAGATATTTCTCATGCTTGA